The Lycium ferocissimum isolate CSIRO_LF1 chromosome 10, AGI_CSIRO_Lferr_CH_V1, whole genome shotgun sequence genome window below encodes:
- the LOC132034035 gene encoding UDP-sugar pyrophosphorylase isoform X1 — protein MTSTADDWASIAPSLHKNLSILSPQQVELAKMLVEMGQSHLFQHWSEPGVDDNEKQAFFDQIAKLNSSYPGGLSAYINTARDLLADSKTGKNPYDGFSPSVPSGEVLTYGDDNFVQFEEAGIKAAQKAAFVLVAGGLGERLGYNGIKVALPRETTTGTCFLQHYIESILALQEASCSLAGGDCQVDIPFAIMTSDDTHLRTLELLEKNSFFGMKPTQVKLLKQEKVACLDDNEAHLALDPHSKYKIQTKPHGHGDVHSLLYSSGLLKAWHDAGLRWVLFFQDTNGLLFKAIPAGLGVSSTKKYHVNSLAVPRKAKEAIGGITKLTHKDGRTMVINVEYNQLDPLLRASGYSDGDVNSETGYSPFPGNINQLILEIGPYLEELTKTGGAIKEFVNPKYKDATKTAFKSSTRLECMMQDYPKTLPPSARVGFTMMDAWLAYAPVKNNPEDAAKVPKGNPYHSATSGEMAIYRSNSLILRKAGVKVDDPVIQVFNGQEVEVWSRVVWKPKWALTFSEVKAKVSGNCSISQRSTLAIKGSNIALEDLSLDGALIVGAVDAAEVKVGGPVQNNGWTIENVDHKDTSIPEEIRIRGFRFNKVEQLEKTYTEPGKYSLTP, from the exons ATGACATCGACGGCCGATGATTGGGCTTCCATTGCTCCCAGTTTACACAAGAACCTCTCTATTCTCTCGCCTCAACAG GTAGAGTTAGCGAAGATGTTGGTAGAGATGGGGCAAAGTCACTTGTTTCAGCATTGGTCGGAGCCTGGAGTTGATGATAATGAGAAGCAGGCCTTCTTTGATCAG ATTGCCAAACTTAATTCAAGTTATCCTGGGGGGTTGTCAGCATACATTAACACAGCTAGGGATCTTTTAGCTGATTCAAAGACCGGGAAAAACCCGTATGATGGGTTTTCACCTTCC GTTCCATCTGGAGAGGTTCTGACCTATGGTGATGATAATTTTGTTCAATTTGAGGAGGCTGGCATCAAAGCAGCACAGAAGGCTGCATTTGTTCTTGTTGCTGGAGGCCTTGGAGAACGTCTTGGGTACAACGGGATAAAG GTGGCCCTTCCTAGAGAAACAACTACGGGGACATGCTTCTTACAACATTATATTGAATCTATTCTTGCTTTACAAGAAGCCAGTTGCAGCCTTGCCGGAG GCGACTGTCAAGTGGACATTCCTTTTGCTATTATGACATCAGATGATACACATTTACGTACTTTGGAGCTCTTagaaaaaaactctttttttggAATGAAACCCACACAAGTGAAACTGCTTAAGCAG GAAAAAGTTGCTTGTTTAGATGATAATGAAGCACACCTTGCTCTGGACCCCCAtagtaaatataaaattcag ACAAAACCTCATGGCCATGGCGATGTCCACTCACTTCTTTACTCAAGTGGCCTTCTTAAAGCTTG GCATGATGCAGGCCTAAGATGGGTCCTCTTTTTCCAAGACACCAATGGTTTACTTTTCAAG GCAATTCCAGCAGGACTAGGTGTCAGTTCCACGAAAAAATACCATGTCAATTCTCTCGCTGTTCCTCGGAAAGCAAAAGAAGCCATTGGTGGCATTACCAAGCTTACTCATAAAGATG GGCGAACGATGGTGATTAATGTGGAATACAACCAGCTCGATCCATTGCTTAGAGCTTCTGGATATTCTGATGGCGATGTCAATTCTGAAACAGGCTATTCACCTTTTCCTGGAAATATAAATCAA TTGATCCTTGAAATTGGCCCATACCTTGAGGAGCTCACAAAAACAGGAGGTGCGATAAAGGAGTTTGTTAACCCTAA GTACAAAGATGCTACCAAGACTGCTTTTAAGTCCTCAACTCGACTTGAATGCATGATGCAAGATTATCCTAAAACTCTACCTCCTTCAGCTAGGGTTGGATTCACT ATGATGGATGCTTGGCTTGCTTATGCACCTGTGAAAAACAACCCTGAAGATGCTGCCAAG GTTCCGAAAGGAAATCCCTACCACAGTGCCACTTCAGGAGAAATGGCCATATATCGCTCTAACAGCCTCATTCTAAGAAAG GCTGGTGTTAAGGTAGATGATCCAGTTATCCAAGTATTTAACGGACAGGAGGTGGAGGTATGGTCTCGAGTTGTGTGGAAGCCGAAGTGGGCGCTTACTTTCTCAGAAGTAAAAGCTAAAGTGAGTGGAAACTGCTCCATTTCACAAAGGTCTACACTGGCGATTAAGGGGAGTAATATTGCCCTTGAGGATCTTTCCCTGGATGGAGCTCTCATTGTAGGGGCTGTTGATGCTGCTGAG GTCAAAGTGGGAGGTCCCGTGCAGAACAACGGTTGGACAATTGAAAATGTCGACCATAAGGATACTTCAATACCAGAAGAAATAAGAATCAGGGGTTTCAGATTCAACAAGGTTGAGCAATTGGAGAAAACATATACCGAGCCTGGGAAATATTCTTTGACGCCATAA
- the LOC132034035 gene encoding UDP-sugar pyrophosphorylase isoform X2, whose translation MLVEMGQSHLFQHWSEPGVDDNEKQAFFDQIAKLNSSYPGGLSAYINTARDLLADSKTGKNPYDGFSPSVPSGEVLTYGDDNFVQFEEAGIKAAQKAAFVLVAGGLGERLGYNGIKVALPRETTTGTCFLQHYIESILALQEASCSLAGGDCQVDIPFAIMTSDDTHLRTLELLEKNSFFGMKPTQVKLLKQEKVACLDDNEAHLALDPHSKYKIQTKPHGHGDVHSLLYSSGLLKAWHDAGLRWVLFFQDTNGLLFKAIPAGLGVSSTKKYHVNSLAVPRKAKEAIGGITKLTHKDGRTMVINVEYNQLDPLLRASGYSDGDVNSETGYSPFPGNINQLILEIGPYLEELTKTGGAIKEFVNPKYKDATKTAFKSSTRLECMMQDYPKTLPPSARVGFTMMDAWLAYAPVKNNPEDAAKVPKGNPYHSATSGEMAIYRSNSLILRKAGVKVDDPVIQVFNGQEVEVWSRVVWKPKWALTFSEVKAKVSGNCSISQRSTLAIKGSNIALEDLSLDGALIVGAVDAAEVKVGGPVQNNGWTIENVDHKDTSIPEEIRIRGFRFNKVEQLEKTYTEPGKYSLTP comes from the exons ATGTTGGTAGAGATGGGGCAAAGTCACTTGTTTCAGCATTGGTCGGAGCCTGGAGTTGATGATAATGAGAAGCAGGCCTTCTTTGATCAG ATTGCCAAACTTAATTCAAGTTATCCTGGGGGGTTGTCAGCATACATTAACACAGCTAGGGATCTTTTAGCTGATTCAAAGACCGGGAAAAACCCGTATGATGGGTTTTCACCTTCC GTTCCATCTGGAGAGGTTCTGACCTATGGTGATGATAATTTTGTTCAATTTGAGGAGGCTGGCATCAAAGCAGCACAGAAGGCTGCATTTGTTCTTGTTGCTGGAGGCCTTGGAGAACGTCTTGGGTACAACGGGATAAAG GTGGCCCTTCCTAGAGAAACAACTACGGGGACATGCTTCTTACAACATTATATTGAATCTATTCTTGCTTTACAAGAAGCCAGTTGCAGCCTTGCCGGAG GCGACTGTCAAGTGGACATTCCTTTTGCTATTATGACATCAGATGATACACATTTACGTACTTTGGAGCTCTTagaaaaaaactctttttttggAATGAAACCCACACAAGTGAAACTGCTTAAGCAG GAAAAAGTTGCTTGTTTAGATGATAATGAAGCACACCTTGCTCTGGACCCCCAtagtaaatataaaattcag ACAAAACCTCATGGCCATGGCGATGTCCACTCACTTCTTTACTCAAGTGGCCTTCTTAAAGCTTG GCATGATGCAGGCCTAAGATGGGTCCTCTTTTTCCAAGACACCAATGGTTTACTTTTCAAG GCAATTCCAGCAGGACTAGGTGTCAGTTCCACGAAAAAATACCATGTCAATTCTCTCGCTGTTCCTCGGAAAGCAAAAGAAGCCATTGGTGGCATTACCAAGCTTACTCATAAAGATG GGCGAACGATGGTGATTAATGTGGAATACAACCAGCTCGATCCATTGCTTAGAGCTTCTGGATATTCTGATGGCGATGTCAATTCTGAAACAGGCTATTCACCTTTTCCTGGAAATATAAATCAA TTGATCCTTGAAATTGGCCCATACCTTGAGGAGCTCACAAAAACAGGAGGTGCGATAAAGGAGTTTGTTAACCCTAA GTACAAAGATGCTACCAAGACTGCTTTTAAGTCCTCAACTCGACTTGAATGCATGATGCAAGATTATCCTAAAACTCTACCTCCTTCAGCTAGGGTTGGATTCACT ATGATGGATGCTTGGCTTGCTTATGCACCTGTGAAAAACAACCCTGAAGATGCTGCCAAG GTTCCGAAAGGAAATCCCTACCACAGTGCCACTTCAGGAGAAATGGCCATATATCGCTCTAACAGCCTCATTCTAAGAAAG GCTGGTGTTAAGGTAGATGATCCAGTTATCCAAGTATTTAACGGACAGGAGGTGGAGGTATGGTCTCGAGTTGTGTGGAAGCCGAAGTGGGCGCTTACTTTCTCAGAAGTAAAAGCTAAAGTGAGTGGAAACTGCTCCATTTCACAAAGGTCTACACTGGCGATTAAGGGGAGTAATATTGCCCTTGAGGATCTTTCCCTGGATGGAGCTCTCATTGTAGGGGCTGTTGATGCTGCTGAG GTCAAAGTGGGAGGTCCCGTGCAGAACAACGGTTGGACAATTGAAAATGTCGACCATAAGGATACTTCAATACCAGAAGAAATAAGAATCAGGGGTTTCAGATTCAACAAGGTTGAGCAATTGGAGAAAACATATACCGAGCCTGGGAAATATTCTTTGACGCCATAA
- the LOC132034035 gene encoding UDP-sugar pyrophosphorylase isoform X3, with product MRTSYPPQTPLVGLHWIAKLNSSYPGGLSAYINTARDLLADSKTGKNPYDGFSPSVPSGEVLTYGDDNFVQFEEAGIKAAQKAAFVLVAGGLGERLGYNGIKVALPRETTTGTCFLQHYIESILALQEASCSLAGGDCQVDIPFAIMTSDDTHLRTLELLEKNSFFGMKPTQVKLLKQEKVACLDDNEAHLALDPHSKYKIQTKPHGHGDVHSLLYSSGLLKAWHDAGLRWVLFFQDTNGLLFKAIPAGLGVSSTKKYHVNSLAVPRKAKEAIGGITKLTHKDGRTMVINVEYNQLDPLLRASGYSDGDVNSETGYSPFPGNINQLILEIGPYLEELTKTGGAIKEFVNPKYKDATKTAFKSSTRLECMMQDYPKTLPPSARVGFTMMDAWLAYAPVKNNPEDAAKVPKGNPYHSATSGEMAIYRSNSLILRKAGVKVDDPVIQVFNGQEVEVWSRVVWKPKWALTFSEVKAKVSGNCSISQRSTLAIKGSNIALEDLSLDGALIVGAVDAAEVKVGGPVQNNGWTIENVDHKDTSIPEEIRIRGFRFNKVEQLEKTYTEPGKYSLTP from the exons atgcgtacatcctaccctccccagaccccacttgtgggattacactgg ATTGCCAAACTTAATTCAAGTTATCCTGGGGGGTTGTCAGCATACATTAACACAGCTAGGGATCTTTTAGCTGATTCAAAGACCGGGAAAAACCCGTATGATGGGTTTTCACCTTCC GTTCCATCTGGAGAGGTTCTGACCTATGGTGATGATAATTTTGTTCAATTTGAGGAGGCTGGCATCAAAGCAGCACAGAAGGCTGCATTTGTTCTTGTTGCTGGAGGCCTTGGAGAACGTCTTGGGTACAACGGGATAAAG GTGGCCCTTCCTAGAGAAACAACTACGGGGACATGCTTCTTACAACATTATATTGAATCTATTCTTGCTTTACAAGAAGCCAGTTGCAGCCTTGCCGGAG GCGACTGTCAAGTGGACATTCCTTTTGCTATTATGACATCAGATGATACACATTTACGTACTTTGGAGCTCTTagaaaaaaactctttttttggAATGAAACCCACACAAGTGAAACTGCTTAAGCAG GAAAAAGTTGCTTGTTTAGATGATAATGAAGCACACCTTGCTCTGGACCCCCAtagtaaatataaaattcag ACAAAACCTCATGGCCATGGCGATGTCCACTCACTTCTTTACTCAAGTGGCCTTCTTAAAGCTTG GCATGATGCAGGCCTAAGATGGGTCCTCTTTTTCCAAGACACCAATGGTTTACTTTTCAAG GCAATTCCAGCAGGACTAGGTGTCAGTTCCACGAAAAAATACCATGTCAATTCTCTCGCTGTTCCTCGGAAAGCAAAAGAAGCCATTGGTGGCATTACCAAGCTTACTCATAAAGATG GGCGAACGATGGTGATTAATGTGGAATACAACCAGCTCGATCCATTGCTTAGAGCTTCTGGATATTCTGATGGCGATGTCAATTCTGAAACAGGCTATTCACCTTTTCCTGGAAATATAAATCAA TTGATCCTTGAAATTGGCCCATACCTTGAGGAGCTCACAAAAACAGGAGGTGCGATAAAGGAGTTTGTTAACCCTAA GTACAAAGATGCTACCAAGACTGCTTTTAAGTCCTCAACTCGACTTGAATGCATGATGCAAGATTATCCTAAAACTCTACCTCCTTCAGCTAGGGTTGGATTCACT ATGATGGATGCTTGGCTTGCTTATGCACCTGTGAAAAACAACCCTGAAGATGCTGCCAAG GTTCCGAAAGGAAATCCCTACCACAGTGCCACTTCAGGAGAAATGGCCATATATCGCTCTAACAGCCTCATTCTAAGAAAG GCTGGTGTTAAGGTAGATGATCCAGTTATCCAAGTATTTAACGGACAGGAGGTGGAGGTATGGTCTCGAGTTGTGTGGAAGCCGAAGTGGGCGCTTACTTTCTCAGAAGTAAAAGCTAAAGTGAGTGGAAACTGCTCCATTTCACAAAGGTCTACACTGGCGATTAAGGGGAGTAATATTGCCCTTGAGGATCTTTCCCTGGATGGAGCTCTCATTGTAGGGGCTGTTGATGCTGCTGAG GTCAAAGTGGGAGGTCCCGTGCAGAACAACGGTTGGACAATTGAAAATGTCGACCATAAGGATACTTCAATACCAGAAGAAATAAGAATCAGGGGTTTCAGATTCAACAAGGTTGAGCAATTGGAGAAAACATATACCGAGCCTGGGAAATATTCTTTGACGCCATAA